AATCGCTTCCGCGAATCCGATTTGAGCACGAAGTGATACCGGTAGTCCCGCTTCAAGCGGACGATCGGCGCCGCCGCCGGCCCCAGCACGCGCAGGCCCTTCGTCTTAGGCTTTACGTTCGCCTCGAACCACCGCCCCAGCATGCCCGCCCAACGCAACGCGTGCTCCAGCTTGTCCGAGCGCACGAGCACGTTCGCCAGCGCCGTGAATGGCGGATAGTGCATCCACCCGCGATACCGTATCTCCTTCTCGAAGAAGCCGTCGTAATCGTGCTGCGCCGCGAACTGTATGGCGTAGTGGTCGGGAAAGAATGTTTGCAGGATCACGCGCCCCGGCGTCTCGCCGCGTCCCGCGCGTCCCGCGACCTGGGTGAGCAATTGGAAGGTCCGCTCGGCCGCGCGAAAATCAGGAAAGCCAAGCGCGAAGTCCGCGCCGACCACGCCGACGAGCGTCACGCCCGGAACGTCGTGTCCCTTGGCGATCATCTGTGTCCCTACCAGCAGGTCGATCTCGCCGGCGTGCATCTGGTTGAGCACGCGCTCGAAGTCGCCACGTCCGCGGATGGTGTCGCGGTCCATCCGGCCGATGCGCGCCCCCGGAAACGCCGTTTGCAGCACGTCTTCGAGTTTTTCCGAGCCTGAGCCGAGGAAGTAGATGTGCTCGCTGCCGCACTTCGGACACGTCTTCGGCACCGGACGCTTATATCCGCAATAATGGCATTCCAGCTTGTTCGCGCCCTTGTGATAGGTGAGCGCGATGGCGCAGTTCACGCACTCGATCTTCTCGCCGCATGAGCGGCAAAGCACGATGGCGGAATATCCACGCCGGTTGAGCAGGATCATCGCCTGCTCGCCGCGCGCCAGGCACGCGGTGATCTCTTCCGTCAGCTTGCGCGAGAACAGATGGTCGGCGCCGGTCTCGGCGAACTCGACTTTCATGTCGACGAGTTCCACTCCCGGCAACGCGCGCTGCTCCACACGCTCGCGCAACTCGAGCAGCGCGTACTTCTGCTTCTTCGCGTTGTGGAACGATTCCAGCGACGGCGTCGCTGAACCCAGCACCACCGCCGCGCCCGTCAGCTTGCCGCGCATCACCGCAACGTCGCGCCCGTGATAACGCGGCGTCTCTTCCTGCTTGTAGGAGGAATCCTGCTCTTCGTCAACCACGATCAGTGCCAGCTCCGGGAGAGGCGCGAACACGGCAGAGCGCGTCCCCACCACGATGCGCGCCCCGCCCGCGTGTATCCTGCGCCACTGCTCAGTGCGTTCCCCCGGTGTAAGTCCGGAGTGCAGGATGGCGACCTCGTCGCCGAAGATCTCGTAGAGATGCGCTGCCGCCGCCGGCGTGAGCCCGATCTCCGGCACCAGCATCAGCGCCGACTTCCCTGCCGCCAGCGCCTCCTGCATCGCCGCGAGATAGACCGCCGTCTTGCCTGACCCGGTCACGCCGTAGAGCAGCGAGACGGAAAACTCTCCCGCCTGCGCCGCTGCCGTCACATGCTCGAACGCCTTTTGCTGCTCGGCATTCAGCTCGTAGTCGCGCTTGCGCGCCTTCATCGAGGTGAGGTGGAAATCCTGCGGCTCTTCTTCGATGGCGACCACGCCACGTTTCTCCAGCGTCTTCAGCGAGCTCGCTGATATCTCCAGGCCATGCAGCGTCGCGAGATGCAGGCGTCCACCGCTGGCGGCCAGCGCTTCCACAATGGTCCGCTGCGCATCATTGAGTTTCCCTTCTACCTGCTTCAGCACGACGACCTTTGCGACCCGGCGCTGTTCGCGCGATTCCGAAACGTCCTGCCAAGCGATCCACTTCTTGCGCAGCATCCCGGCCAGCAGCGCGCGCGAGGCTCCGGTAGCGGAGCGCAACGCCGTCTCGCGCGCCACCTCGCGGTCGGAGAGATGATTCAGCACCGCGTACTCCACGTCCTGCTCCGCCGGAGTCCGCTGCGACCGGCGCGAGGAGCCCAGCTCGCTAGCCCTGTACAGCTCCGTGTGTCCAACGTCGGTGATGCGGTACTCGCGGATGCGCCGCACCTCCGCCATCACCGGCAACATCGTCCGGAAAACCTCGCCGAGCGGCGCGAGGTAGTAGTTGGCGATCCACTCCGCCAGTTCGAGCAGCGGCGCTTCCAGCAAAGGCGCGGCGTCGAGCGCCTCAAGTACTTCTTTAGTCTTTACGCTGGGCTTGTCATCGTGTAGACGGACGACCACGCCGGCCATGCGCTGCTGTCCGAAGGGGACGAGCACCCGCCCGCCCACCACGGGTGCAGTCGCTGCGACGCGGTAGGTAAAGGTGGCGTCGAGCGGGACAGGCAACGCCACGTCGCAATATTCGGGCATGGTTGACGTCCCGTGATTCTACAGGTGGGCGTCGCGCGAGGAAGGAGACGGGGCAAGCTCCGTCTCTACTCGACGCCCTTGGCCGGCAGCGGCAGCCCGAGCTCCTTCATCGCCAGCTGCAGGTCCTTCCACGTCTCTTTCTTCTGCCGCGGATCACGCAGCAGGTATGCCGGATGATACGTCGCGATCAGCTTGGTCCCGCGGAAGTCGTGCCAGCGTCCGCGCAGCGCGCTCATCGGCTCGTTCACGTTGAGCAATGCCTTCGCCGCGGTCGCGCCCAGCGCCACGATGACTTTCGGGTGGATGGCCGCGATCTGCCGGTAGAGGAAGGGCGAGCACGTCTCCATCTCGTCGCGCTCCGGCGCGCGGTTCTCGGGTGGCCGGCACTTGACGACGTTCGCGATGTAGACCTGTTCGCGCGTTACGCCCATCGCTTCGATCATCTTGTTGAGCAGCTGTCCGGCTCGTCCGACGAACGGCTCGCCCTTGGCGTCCTCATCCGCGCCCGGACCCTCGCCCACGAACATCAGCTCGGCGTGCGCGTTCCCCACGCCAAACACGATGTTCTTCCGGCCCTTGTGCAGCGCGCAGCGCGTGCAGTCGCCAATATCTTCGCGGATGGCCCGCAGTTCGGCCTCGACGTCGCGCAGGATCGGCAGCGAAAGTGGCGGCGGATCCGAGCGGTCGCGGGACGCGCCCGCTACAGCCGGCGAGACGCCGGCGCTACCTTCGCGCCGATAAAGGTCGTAGATCCCCATCTCGCGGTAATACTGCAACCGCGCCGCAAGTTCCTTCTGGAATTGTGGGTTGTCTAAATCGGCCATTACGACCGAATACTAGCAGGCTGGCGCTGCTTCAGCTTCACCACTGCGTCGAGGACGCGGTGCGCGACCTCCCACTTTGTGGTCTCCGGCACGTCGATCACGTTGCCGTCGCGTGTGAGGATGGTGACTTCATTGCGATCCGAATCGAAGCCGATCGCCGGCTTTGAGACGTCGTTGGCCACGATCATGTCGAGCTGCTTGCGCTCGAGCTTGGCTTTCGCGTTCGCTAGAACATTGCTGGTCTCCGCTGCGAAACCTACGAGGATCTGATTCTGCCGTACCTTCGCGATCTCGGCCAGGATGTCTGCCGTGGCTTCGAGTTCGAGCGTCATCGGTCCGGTGCGCTTGATCTTCTCGCCCGCGACGTGCTTCGCTTTGTAGTCCGCCACTGCGGCCGTGCTGATCGCAATGGTCGCGCGGGCAAGATTTCCGAGCACCCCCTCGCGCATCTGCTCCGCCGTCTCCACGGGGATGACTTCGGCCGCCCCCGGAGGCTTCAACGCCACCGGGCCGGTGATGAGGATGACGTGCGCGCCCCGACGCAGCGCGGCTTCGGCGAGCGCATAGCCCATCTTGCCGCTCGAGCGATTCGAGATGTAGCGGACCGGGTCTACAAACTCGCGCGTCGGTCCGGCAGTGATGAGGATGGTCTCGCCCGCCAGATCCTGCGTCGCGCCCAGCGCTTCGAGCGCCGCGGCAACGATGCTCTCATTCGACGCCAGACGTCCCGGGCCCGTCATGCCACAGGCAAGATATCCCGCGTCGGGCTCGACCACGCGCACGCCACGCTGTTTCAGCTTCGCGATATTCGCCTGCGTGGCTTCGTGCTCCCACATGTTCACATTCATCGCGGGAGCCACGACCACGGGCGCGGTAGTCGCCAAAAATAGTGTCGAGAGAAAATCGTCCGCCAATCCGTTGGCGAATTTTGCCAGCGTGTCCGCCGTAGCCGGCGCGACCACAAGCGCGTCGATGGACTGCGCCACCGCGATGTGCTCGACGGCGGAATCGATATTGGGTTCTTCCGCACCCGCACCGAACAGCCCGGTGATGACCTTCTCGCCGGAGAGCGCGGCAAAGGTGAGCGGACGCACGAACTCCTGCGCCGCGCGTGTCATCACCACCTGCACGCGCACGCCGCGGTCTTGCAGCAG
This window of the Acidobacteriota bacterium genome carries:
- the priA gene encoding primosomal protein N', whose translation is MPEYCDVALPVPLDATFTYRVAATAPVVGGRVLVPFGQQRMAGVVVRLHDDKPSVKTKEVLEALDAAPLLEAPLLELAEWIANYYLAPLGEVFRTMLPVMAEVRRIREYRITDVGHTELYRASELGSSRRSQRTPAEQDVEYAVLNHLSDREVARETALRSATGASRALLAGMLRKKWIAWQDVSESREQRRVAKVVVLKQVEGKLNDAQRTIVEALAASGGRLHLATLHGLEISASSLKTLEKRGVVAIEEEPQDFHLTSMKARKRDYELNAEQQKAFEHVTAAAQAGEFSVSLLYGVTGSGKTAVYLAAMQEALAAGKSALMLVPEIGLTPAAAAHLYEIFGDEVAILHSGLTPGERTEQWRRIHAGGARIVVGTRSAVFAPLPELALIVVDEEQDSSYKQEETPRYHGRDVAVMRGKLTGAAVVLGSATPSLESFHNAKKQKYALLELRERVEQRALPGVELVDMKVEFAETGADHLFSRKLTEEITACLARGEQAMILLNRRGYSAIVLCRSCGEKIECVNCAIALTYHKGANKLECHYCGYKRPVPKTCPKCGSEHIYFLGSGSEKLEDVLQTAFPGARIGRMDRDTIRGRGDFERVLNQMHAGEIDLLVGTQMIAKGHDVPGVTLVGVVGADFALGFPDFRAAERTFQLLTQVAGRAGRGETPGRVILQTFFPDHYAIQFAAQHDYDGFFEKEIRYRGWMHYPPFTALANVLVRSDKLEHALRWAGMLGRWFEANVKPKTKGLRVLGPAAAPIVRLKRDYRYHFVLKSDSRKRLNEILRAMLGHAVEQKIPRTNVIVDVDPLSLL
- a CDS encoding uracil-DNA glycosylase; translation: MADLDNPQFQKELAARLQYYREMGIYDLYRREGSAGVSPAVAGASRDRSDPPPLSLPILRDVEAELRAIREDIGDCTRCALHKGRKNIVFGVGNAHAELMFVGEGPGADEDAKGEPFVGRAGQLLNKMIEAMGVTREQVYIANVVKCRPPENRAPERDEMETCSPFLYRQIAAIHPKVIVALGATAAKALLNVNEPMSALRGRWHDFRGTKLIATYHPAYLLRDPRQKKETWKDLQLAMKELGLPLPAKGVE
- the coaBC gene encoding bifunctional phosphopantothenoylcysteine decarboxylase/phosphopantothenate--cysteine ligase CoaBC; the protein is MKIALGVCGGIAAYKAAEIVRLLQDRGVRVQVVMTRAAQEFVRPLTFAALSGEKVITGLFGAGAEEPNIDSAVEHIAVAQSIDALVVAPATADTLAKFANGLADDFLSTLFLATTAPVVVAPAMNVNMWEHEATQANIAKLKQRGVRVVEPDAGYLACGMTGPGRLASNESIVAAALEALGATQDLAGETILITAGPTREFVDPVRYISNRSSGKMGYALAEAALRRGAHVILITGPVALKPPGAAEVIPVETAEQMREGVLGNLARATIAISTAAVADYKAKHVAGEKIKRTGPMTLELEATADILAEIAKVRQNQILVGFAAETSNVLANAKAKLERKQLDMIVANDVSKPAIGFDSDRNEVTILTRDGNVIDVPETTKWEVAHRVLDAVVKLKQRQPASIRS